A genomic region of Gossypium hirsutum isolate 1008001.06 chromosome D01, Gossypium_hirsutum_v2.1, whole genome shotgun sequence contains the following coding sequences:
- the LOC107921459 gene encoding deoxymugineic acid synthase 1-B: protein MELSTIAGQSIPTFPLCSTDEKAIPLLGFGTTEYPFGASIHTLKETILEAIKLGYRHFDTAAIYLSEQPLGEAISDALRLGLIKSRDELFITSKLWCSDAHHDFVLPALKKTLQNLKLEYLNLFLIHWPLSLKPGKYEFPFQKEDIVPFDPKSVWEAMEECQGLGLTKSIGVSNFSCKKLETILSTAKIPPAVNQVEMNPLWQQKKLRKFCEEKGILVEAYSPLGAKGTAWGTNRVMECEVLKEIAHAKGKSLAQVCLRWAHEQGVCALVKSFNKERMKQNLDIFYWKLTADESHKISQLPQCKGFPGAAFLSDDGPYKSVEELWDGEI from the exons ATGGAGTTATCTACCATTGCAGGGCAGAGCATCCCAACTTTCCCTCTCTGTTCAACTGATGAGAAAGCCATTCCCCTTTTAGGCTTTGGCACAACTGAATACCCTTTCGGTGCTTCCATTCATACCCTGAAAGAAACCATTCTCGAGGCTATCAAATTGGGGTACCGTCACTTCGATACTGCTGCTATTTACCTATCTGAGCAGCCTTTAGGTGAAGCAATATCAGATGCTCTTCGTTTGGGGTTAATCAAATCCAGAGATGAACTCTTTATCACTTCCAAGCTCTGGTGCAGCGATGCACACCATGACTTTGTTCTCCCAGCTCTCAAGAAAACACTCCA GAATTTGAAGCTGGAGTATCTTAATCTGTTTCTAATTCACTGGCCACTGAGTTTGAAGCCAGGCAAATATGAATTTCCTTTTCAGAAGGAGGACATTGTTCCTTTTGATCCTAAATCAGTATGGGAAGCAATGGAGGAGTGTCAAGGTCTTGGCCTAACGAAATCTATAGGAGTAAGCAATTTCTCATGCAAGAAACTCGAAACCATTCTTTCCACTGCCAAAATCCCTCCTGCAGTGAACCAA GTGGAGATGAACCCACTGTGGCAACAAAAGAAACTGAGGAAGTTTTGCGAGGAGAAGGGCATACTTGTGGAGGCTTACTCTCCTTTGGGGGCCAAAGGAACGGCGTGGGGAACAAATCGGGTGATGGAATGTGAGGTACTCAAAGAAATTGCCCATGCCAAGGGAAAATCGCTTGCTCAGGTTTGTTTGAGATGGGCACATGAACAAGGAGTGTGTGCGCTTGTGAAGAGCTTCAACAAGGAAAGGATGAAACAAAACCTTGATATTTTTTATTGGAAGCTCACTGCTGATGAGTCGCATAAAATAAGCCAACTCCCACAGTGCAAAGGGTTTCCAGGTGCGGCATTTTTATCAGATGACGGCCCTTACAAGTCTGTTGAAGAGCTTTGGGATGGAGAGATATGA